A single region of the Bacillus cereus genome encodes:
- the clpP gene encoding ATP-dependent Clp endopeptidase proteolytic subunit ClpP: MNLIPTVIEQTNRGERAYDIYSRLLKDRIIMLGSAIDDNVANSIVSQLLFLESQDPEKDIHIYINSPGGSITAGMAIYDTMQFIKPQVSTICIGMAASMGAFLLAAGEKGKRYALPNSEVMIHQPLGGAQGQATEIEIAAKRILFLREKLNQILADRTGQPLEVLQRDTDRDNFMTAERALEYGLIDKIFTNR, encoded by the coding sequence ATGAATTTAATTCCTACAGTAATTGAACAAACAAATCGTGGAGAACGCGCTTACGATATTTACTCTCGACTATTAAAAGACCGCATCATTATGCTTGGTAGCGCAATTGATGACAACGTAGCAAACTCAATCGTTTCCCAGCTTTTATTCTTGGAATCTCAAGATCCAGAAAAAGATATTCACATCTACATCAACAGCCCTGGTGGTTCTATCACAGCAGGTATGGCAATTTACGATACAATGCAGTTTATTAAACCACAAGTATCAACAATCTGTATCGGTATGGCTGCATCTATGGGTGCATTCTTACTTGCAGCAGGTGAAAAAGGAAAACGTTATGCACTTCCAAACAGTGAAGTAATGATTCACCAACCACTTGGTGGTGCACAAGGTCAAGCGACTGAAATCGAAATCGCTGCAAAACGCATCCTATTCTTACGTGAAAAATTAAACCAAATTCTTGCTGACCGTACAGGTCAACCACTTGAAGTTCTACAACGCGACACAGACCGCGACAACTTCATGACAGCAGAAAGAGCTCTAGAATACGGCTTAATCGATAAGATCTTTACAAATCGTTAA
- a CDS encoding HPr family phosphocarrier protein: MVQKLVKVSLKNGLQARPAALFVQEANRFHSDIFIEKDGKTVNAKSIMGIMSLAIGTGSMITITTEGSDAEEALEALAAYVQ, encoded by the coding sequence GTGGTTCAAAAACTGGTTAAAGTTTCATTAAAAAACGGCTTACAAGCACGTCCGGCTGCGTTGTTTGTGCAAGAGGCAAATCGTTTTCATTCTGATATTTTCATCGAGAAAGATGGAAAGACAGTTAATGCAAAGAGCATAATGGGGATTATGAGCTTAGCAATCGGAACTGGTAGCATGATTACAATTACAACAGAAGGTTCAGATGCAGAGGAAGCTTTAGAAGCATTAGCTGCATATGTACAATAA
- the whiA gene encoding DNA-binding protein WhiA — protein sequence MSFASETKKELTNLEMKECCEKAELSALLRMNGSLSFSNRRLSIDIQTENAAIARRIYTLLKKGYDVTVELLVRKKMRLKKNNVYIVRLVEKSREILADLHIVRDDFSFIRNISQELIEKKCCKRSYLRGAFLAGGSVNNPETSSYHLEIFSLYKEHNDAICELMNGFDLNSKTLERRKGYITYLKEAEKITEFLNIIGAHNALLRFEDIRIVRDMRNSVNRLVNCETANLNKTIGAALRQIENIRYIDETVGLDILPDKLREIAQLRRDYQDVTLKELGEMVSGGKISKSGINHRLRKIDEIAEKLRAGETVAKK from the coding sequence GTGTCATTTGCATCGGAAACCAAGAAAGAGCTGACCAATCTTGAGATGAAGGAATGCTGTGAGAAAGCTGAATTATCGGCGTTGCTTCGAATGAACGGATCGCTTTCTTTTTCAAACCGTCGCTTATCTATCGATATTCAAACGGAAAATGCAGCAATCGCAAGAAGGATTTATACGCTTTTGAAAAAAGGATATGATGTGACGGTAGAATTACTTGTGCGTAAAAAAATGCGATTGAAGAAAAATAATGTATATATCGTGCGGCTTGTTGAGAAGTCTCGCGAAATATTAGCAGATCTTCATATTGTTCGAGATGACTTTTCGTTTATTCGAAATATATCGCAGGAATTAATCGAGAAGAAATGTTGTAAACGATCGTATTTACGCGGTGCATTTTTAGCAGGTGGTTCAGTAAATAACCCAGAAACATCATCTTATCATTTAGAGATCTTTTCGTTATATAAGGAACATAATGATGCTATATGTGAACTGATGAACGGATTTGATTTAAATAGTAAGACGTTGGAAAGAAGAAAAGGGTACATTACGTATTTGAAAGAAGCTGAGAAAATTACAGAGTTTTTAAATATTATAGGTGCTCATAATGCACTTTTAAGATTTGAAGATATTCGAATTGTTCGCGATATGCGTAATTCAGTAAATCGTTTAGTTAACTGTGAAACAGCTAATTTAAATAAAACAATTGGTGCAGCGCTAAGGCAGATCGAGAACATCCGCTATATTGATGAGACGGTTGGACTTGATATTTTGCCAGATAAACTACGAGAAATTGCGCAACTACGAAGAGATTATCAAGATGTAACATTGAAAGAGTTAGGTGAGATGGTATCCGGGGGGAAAATTAGTAAATCGGGTATTAATCATCGTTTGCGTAAAATCGATGAAATTGCAGAGAAATTACGCGCGGGGGAAACAGTAGCAAAAAAATAA
- a CDS encoding gluconeogenesis factor YvcK family protein: MKIERKPKIVIMGGGTGLSVLLRGLKQYPVDITAVVTVADDGGSSGRLRDELEIPPPGDIRNVLVALSDVEPLVEALFQHRFTTGDGLKGHALGNLLLAGMTSITGDFYHAITETSKVLNVRGRVLPAANQSAVLHAELEDGEIVTGESKIPYFGKKINRVFLTPEDVEPLYETLMEIKRADLLVFGPGSLYTSILPNLVVNKIGDAVLAAKAKKVYVCNVMTQAGETMGYTAFDHVQALHDHLGKPFIDTAIVNNRDIPCELRKLYEEEMSGPVVVDTDRFAANNIEIIQDQLAKYDERVVRHDTLKLASILYSLL, translated from the coding sequence ATGAAAATAGAGAGAAAACCTAAAATTGTCATCATGGGAGGAGGAACTGGACTTTCTGTTTTATTAAGAGGATTAAAACAATATCCTGTTGATATTACGGCAGTTGTAACAGTAGCCGATGATGGAGGCAGTTCAGGTAGACTACGTGATGAGCTAGAAATTCCACCCCCAGGTGATATTCGTAACGTACTTGTTGCGTTATCGGATGTAGAACCATTAGTGGAAGCTTTATTCCAGCACCGTTTTACAACTGGAGACGGACTGAAAGGTCATGCGTTAGGAAATTTATTATTGGCAGGTATGACTTCGATTACAGGAGACTTTTACCACGCGATTACGGAGACAAGTAAAGTATTAAATGTCAGAGGACGTGTATTGCCAGCAGCGAATCAAAGTGCGGTACTTCATGCAGAGTTAGAAGATGGGGAGATTGTAACAGGTGAATCAAAGATCCCTTATTTCGGGAAGAAGATTAATCGTGTCTTTTTAACTCCAGAAGATGTAGAACCGCTATATGAAACGTTGATGGAAATTAAACGGGCTGATTTACTTGTTTTCGGTCCAGGAAGTCTGTACACGAGTATATTACCGAATTTAGTTGTTAATAAAATTGGGGACGCTGTTCTTGCTGCAAAAGCGAAGAAGGTATATGTGTGTAATGTTATGACGCAAGCGGGTGAAACGATGGGGTATACTGCGTTCGATCATGTGCAGGCGTTACATGATCATTTAGGTAAACCATTTATCGACACTGCAATTGTAAATAATCGTGATATTCCTTGTGAATTACGTAAGTTATATGAGGAAGAAATGTCGGGACCAGTTGTAGTGGATACAGATCGTTTTGCTGCAAATAATATCGAAATCATTCAAGATCAATTAGCGAAGTATGATGAGCGTGTTGTAAGACATGATACATTAAAGTTAGCTTCGATTTTATATTCACTGCTATAA
- the rapZ gene encoding RNase adapter RapZ has protein sequence MTENNDIKMVIITGMSGAGKTVALQSFEDLGYFCVDNLPPMLLPKFIELMADSKGKMNKVALGIDLRGREFFEYLWGALDDLSERTWIIPHILFLDAKDSTLVTRYKETRRSHPLAPTGLPLKGIEAERGLLTDMKARANIVLDTSDLKPKELREKIVHIFSTETEQAFRVNVMSFGFKYGIPIDADLVFDVRFLPNPYYIPHMKPLTGLDEEVSSYVLKFNETHKFLEKLTDLITFMLPHYKREGKSQLVIAIGCTGGQHRSVTLTEYLGKHLKPEYSVHVSHRDVEKRKGH, from the coding sequence ATGACAGAGAATAATGATATAAAAATGGTAATTATTACAGGGATGTCTGGAGCTGGAAAAACGGTAGCGTTACAAAGTTTTGAAGATTTAGGATATTTTTGTGTAGATAATTTACCACCAATGTTATTGCCGAAGTTTATTGAACTTATGGCGGATTCAAAAGGTAAAATGAATAAAGTGGCACTCGGTATTGATTTACGTGGCCGAGAGTTTTTTGAGTATTTATGGGGAGCACTTGATGATTTATCAGAACGCACATGGATTATCCCTCATATTTTATTTTTAGATGCGAAAGATAGCACGCTTGTAACTCGTTATAAAGAAACGAGACGTTCGCATCCACTTGCGCCAACTGGCTTGCCGTTAAAGGGGATTGAAGCTGAGCGCGGTTTATTAACTGATATGAAGGCGCGAGCGAATATTGTGCTTGATACATCAGATTTGAAACCGAAAGAATTAAGAGAAAAAATTGTTCACATATTCTCAACAGAAACTGAGCAAGCGTTCCGTGTAAATGTTATGTCATTTGGATTTAAGTACGGAATTCCAATTGATGCTGATTTAGTATTTGATGTTCGTTTTTTACCAAATCCATACTACATTCCACATATGAAGCCATTAACAGGACTGGATGAAGAAGTTTCGTCGTATGTGCTGAAATTTAATGAGACACATAAGTTTTTAGAGAAATTGACGGATCTTATTACTTTCATGCTGCCTCATTATAAAAGAGAAGGTAAGAGTCAACTTGTAATTGCGATTGGATGTACAGGGGGACAACATCGTTCTGTTACGCTTACAGAGTACCTTGGGAAACATTTGAAACCAGAGTATAGCGTTCATGTATCTCATCGTGATGTGGAGAAGAGAAAGGGCCATTAA
- a CDS encoding NUDIX hydrolase gives MQRVTNCVLIRDNEVLLLQKPRRNWWVAPGGKMERGETVRDSVVREYREETGIYLKNPALKGVFTFVIQEGDKVVSEWMMFSFLATDFAGENKLESEEGIIGWHTFDKIDDLAMAPGDYHIIDYLIKGNGIIYGTFVYTPDFELLSYRLDPS, from the coding sequence ATGCAAAGAGTGACAAACTGTGTGTTAATTAGAGATAATGAAGTACTCTTACTCCAAAAACCTCGCCGAAATTGGTGGGTTGCACCAGGCGGAAAGATGGAGCGTGGTGAGACGGTAAGAGATTCCGTTGTTCGCGAGTATCGTGAAGAAACAGGTATTTATTTAAAGAACCCAGCATTAAAAGGGGTCTTCACCTTTGTCATCCAAGAAGGTGATAAGGTTGTTTCTGAATGGATGATGTTCTCCTTTTTAGCAACAGATTTTGCAGGAGAAAACAAATTAGAGAGCGAAGAAGGCATCATTGGTTGGCATACATTTGATAAAATTGATGATTTAGCAATGGCACCAGGAGATTATCACATTATTGATTATTTAATTAAAGGGAATGGTATAATCTACGGTACATTTGTATATACCCCAGATTTTGAGTTGCTTTCATATCGATTAGATCCGAGTTAA
- a CDS encoding DUF368 domain-containing protein — MEWRNIYRGFCMGVSDLIPGVSGGTIAVVLGIYEQLLAAISGFFSREWKKHLGFLIPLAAGVAAAFLTLSHVIKYLLANHYEPTQFFFLGLIISILPVLMREADAKASFKGKHIVLLIVAAILVAITAFFKPDKAADPITTLTILNAIGLFFAGWMASMAMLLPGISGSFILLIIGVYPTAINALTTLNLPLIAVIGAGVMVGFVVSSKGISFLLDRYKSMTFAAIIGLVIGSIVIVFPGIPTGGISIVSSIITFILGFAVVTYFGKK, encoded by the coding sequence ATGGAATGGCGTAATATATATCGTGGGTTTTGTATGGGCGTTAGTGATTTAATTCCTGGTGTGAGCGGCGGTACAATCGCTGTTGTGTTAGGGATTTATGAACAATTGCTTGCGGCAATTAGCGGGTTCTTTAGTCGTGAATGGAAAAAACATTTAGGATTTTTAATTCCCCTTGCTGCTGGTGTAGCGGCAGCGTTTTTGACGCTAAGTCATGTTATTAAATATTTACTTGCAAATCATTATGAACCGACTCAATTTTTCTTCCTCGGTTTAATTATTAGTATATTACCGGTGTTAATGAGGGAAGCTGATGCAAAGGCGTCGTTTAAAGGTAAGCACATTGTTTTATTAATAGTTGCAGCAATTCTTGTTGCAATAACAGCGTTCTTTAAGCCAGATAAGGCAGCAGATCCAATTACGACGTTAACAATTTTAAATGCAATTGGTTTGTTTTTCGCAGGATGGATGGCTAGTATGGCTATGCTTCTTCCTGGAATTAGCGGATCGTTTATTTTATTAATTATTGGTGTGTACCCGACAGCAATTAACGCTTTAACTACACTCAATTTACCGTTAATCGCGGTTATTGGTGCCGGCGTTATGGTTGGGTTTGTTGTAAGTAGTAAAGGAATTAGCTTTTTATTAGATCGTTATAAAAGTATGACATTTGCGGCAATTATTGGACTTGTTATCGGTTCAATTGTCATTGTGTTCCCTGGCATTCCGACTGGTGGAATTTCAATTGTAAGTTCAATTATTACTTTTATTTTAGGATTTGCGGTTGTTACTTATTTCGGTAAGAAATAA
- the trxB gene encoding thioredoxin-disulfide reductase, giving the protein MSEEKIYDVIIIGAGPAGMTAAVYTSRANLSTLMLERGIPGGQMANTEDVENYPGYESILGPDLSNKMFEHAKKFGAEYAYGDVKEIIDGKEYKTIIAGKKEYKTRAIIVASGAEYKKIGVPGEAELGGRGVSYCAVCDGAFFKDKELVVIGGGDSAVEEGVFLTRFASKVTIVHRRDTLRAQKILQDRAFQNEKVDFIWNHTIKEINDANGKVGSVTLVDVNSGEEQEVKTDGVFVYIGMLPLSKPFVELGITNENGYVETNERMETKVPGIFAAGDVREKMLRQIVTATGDGSIAAQSAQHYVEELLEGLKTVTEK; this is encoded by the coding sequence GTGTCAGAAGAAAAAATTTATGATGTCATTATTATTGGTGCAGGACCAGCTGGTATGACAGCTGCGGTATATACATCTCGTGCGAATTTAAGCACATTGATGCTTGAGCGTGGGATTCCAGGTGGACAAATGGCAAATACAGAAGATGTAGAGAACTATCCAGGTTATGAGTCTATTTTAGGACCAGACTTATCAAATAAAATGTTTGAGCATGCGAAGAAATTTGGTGCTGAATATGCATACGGTGATGTAAAAGAAATTATCGATGGTAAAGAGTACAAAACAATTATTGCTGGTAAAAAAGAATATAAAACACGTGCAATTATCGTTGCAAGCGGTGCAGAGTATAAAAAGATTGGTGTGCCAGGTGAAGCAGAACTTGGGGGCCGCGGTGTATCATATTGTGCAGTATGTGATGGTGCATTCTTTAAAGATAAAGAACTTGTTGTTATTGGCGGCGGAGATTCTGCTGTTGAAGAGGGTGTGTTCTTAACACGCTTCGCATCAAAAGTAACGATCGTTCACCGTCGTGACACTCTTCGTGCACAGAAAATTTTACAAGATCGTGCTTTCCAAAATGAGAAAGTGGATTTCATTTGGAATCACACGATTAAAGAAATTAACGATGCAAATGGTAAAGTAGGAAGCGTAACACTTGTAGATGTAAACAGTGGAGAAGAACAAGAAGTTAAAACTGACGGTGTTTTCGTATACATCGGTATGTTACCATTATCAAAACCGTTTGTTGAGTTAGGTATTACAAATGAAAATGGTTATGTTGAAACGAACGAGCGCATGGAAACGAAAGTTCCTGGTATTTTCGCAGCTGGTGATGTTCGTGAAAAAATGCTTCGTCAAATTGTAACTGCAACAGGCGATGGTAGTATTGCAGCGCAGAGTGCACAGCACTACGTAGAAGAGTTATTAGAAGGATTAAAAACTGTAACAGAAAAATAA
- a CDS encoding tetratricopeptide repeat protein, with protein MGKNQRIYKENGQVISFNQLADFFYKKGMRAYKGQKLQDAIKYFRRAAQSEKEPFILCQLAIALSESGEYQESNQIFLKLVRSNPELEQCYYFIANNYAYMGLFQQAKKYAEQYLEVAEEKEFVEDTLDLLEIMEEEAMGAEEIEDEDELIVMQEEANRYIRNGQLEEAIATLEVVTKEYPEFWSGHNNLAIAHFQSGNVDQALKLTEMILEGNPGNIHALCNTLIFLYSIGEHKQVEALAGQLVSVYPISFEHRLKLATTLATIGHFECAYKWFKVLKRQGYEGDVSFYYWFAYSAYMMKDQQVAEKMWQHVVELHPDKKGKEPWNALNLADEGQNLLFEELRKSFQKSTTLEEKMLALYLMNELSTPEKVGFFFDVTQAKNGVPIVSQLAKYFFLLNSHKSIPADLQQFEQCVRIADALYNYTKKDDELIEECLNFWFCTFIRLYTSGATFTNVYGWSAAIEYIVRGEQRNKMTQAELGDVYNVSVATVRKYVQAVKRTHT; from the coding sequence ATGGGGAAAAATCAAAGAATATATAAGGAGAACGGACAAGTTATCTCTTTTAATCAATTAGCGGACTTCTTTTATAAAAAAGGGATGAGGGCTTATAAAGGGCAAAAATTGCAAGATGCAATTAAATATTTTCGAAGAGCGGCACAAAGCGAGAAGGAGCCGTTTATTTTATGCCAACTAGCAATAGCATTATCTGAATCTGGTGAATATCAAGAGTCGAATCAGATATTTCTAAAGCTTGTTAGATCCAATCCTGAACTTGAGCAATGCTATTATTTTATTGCAAATAATTATGCATATATGGGCTTGTTTCAACAGGCGAAGAAGTATGCAGAGCAATATTTAGAAGTTGCGGAAGAGAAGGAATTTGTAGAAGATACGTTAGATTTGCTTGAGATTATGGAAGAAGAAGCAATGGGTGCGGAAGAGATTGAAGATGAAGATGAGTTAATTGTTATGCAGGAAGAAGCGAACCGCTACATTCGTAACGGACAATTAGAAGAGGCGATTGCTACACTAGAAGTTGTTACGAAAGAATATCCAGAATTTTGGTCGGGTCATAATAATTTAGCGATTGCACATTTCCAATCAGGTAATGTAGATCAAGCGCTTAAGTTAACAGAAATGATCCTAGAGGGAAATCCTGGTAACATTCATGCGCTTTGTAATACGCTTATTTTTCTATATTCAATTGGAGAACATAAACAAGTAGAAGCATTAGCGGGACAGCTCGTTTCAGTATATCCGATTTCATTTGAACATCGTTTGAAACTTGCAACGACGCTTGCAACAATTGGTCATTTCGAGTGTGCCTATAAATGGTTCAAAGTATTAAAGCGTCAAGGATACGAGGGAGACGTTAGTTTTTATTATTGGTTTGCATATTCTGCCTATATGATGAAAGACCAGCAAGTGGCTGAAAAAATGTGGCAACATGTTGTAGAATTGCATCCTGATAAAAAAGGAAAAGAACCGTGGAATGCACTGAATTTAGCAGATGAAGGACAAAATCTTTTATTTGAAGAGTTACGAAAATCATTTCAGAAAAGTACAACGCTAGAAGAGAAGATGCTAGCTTTATATTTAATGAATGAGTTGTCAACACCAGAGAAGGTTGGATTCTTCTTTGATGTAACGCAAGCGAAAAATGGTGTTCCAATCGTATCGCAACTTGCAAAATATTTCTTTTTACTTAATAGTCATAAAAGCATCCCAGCTGATTTACAGCAATTTGAACAGTGCGTACGAATTGCGGATGCATTATACAATTATACGAAAAAAGACGATGAATTAATCGAAGAGTGTTTAAACTTTTGGTTTTGTACGTTCATACGTTTATATACATCGGGAGCGACTTTTACAAATGTGTACGGTTGGTCAGCGGCAATTGAATACATTGTGCGCGGCGAACAAAGAAATAAGATGACACAGGCAGAGCTTGGTGATGTATATAATGTATCTGTAGCAACTGTACGAAAGTATGTGCAGGCTGTTAAGCGCACGCACACGTAG
- a CDS encoding acyltransferase, whose amino-acid sequence MRRTTRYPVSGENSLWNVYKTVSFWKVMKNFIIIQIARYTPVLSVKNWLYRTFLRMEVGKKTSFALMVMPDIMFPEKITVGDNSIIGYNTTLLAHEYLIREYRLGEIIIGNEVMIGANTTILPGVTIGDGAIVSAGTLVHKDVPEGAFVGGNPMRIIYTKEEMATREG is encoded by the coding sequence GTGCGACGGACAACGCGCTATCCTGTTTCAGGAGAAAATTCATTGTGGAATGTGTATAAAACAGTTTCTTTTTGGAAGGTAATGAAAAACTTTATTATTATCCAAATCGCACGTTACACGCCCGTTTTATCCGTGAAGAATTGGTTGTATCGCACGTTTTTGCGGATGGAGGTAGGAAAGAAAACGTCGTTTGCACTTATGGTAATGCCAGATATTATGTTTCCAGAAAAGATTACTGTGGGAGACAATTCAATTATCGGCTATAATACAACGCTTTTAGCGCATGAATATTTAATTCGTGAGTATCGACTCGGAGAAATCATCATAGGGAATGAAGTTATGATTGGAGCGAATACGACAATTTTACCAGGTGTAACGATTGGAGATGGTGCTATTGTTTCTGCTGGCACACTTGTCCATAAAGATGTACCAGAGGGCGCTTTCGTAGGCGGAAATCCGATGCGTATTATTTATACGAAAGAGGAAATGGCCACTAGAGAAGGTTGA
- the ppaX gene encoding pyrophosphatase PpaX — protein MKINTVLFDLDGTLINTNELIISSFLHTLHTYYPNQYKREDVLAFIGPSLHDTFSKMDTSKVEEMIACYRQFNHEHHDELVEEYETVYETVQELKKQGYKIGIVTTKARQTVEMGLKLSKLDQFFDVVVTIDDVEHVKPHPEPLQKALKLLDAKPEETLMVGDNHHDIVGGQNAGTKTVAVSWTLKGRAYLEAYKPDYVLDKMSDLLPILSSINRS, from the coding sequence ATGAAAATAAATACAGTGTTATTTGATTTAGATGGAACGTTAATTAATACAAATGAACTTATTATCTCTTCTTTTTTGCATACGTTACATACATATTATCCAAATCAATATAAGCGTGAAGATGTATTGGCATTTATCGGTCCATCTTTGCATGACACTTTTAGTAAGATGGATACAAGTAAGGTTGAAGAAATGATTGCATGTTATCGCCAATTTAATCATGAGCATCATGATGAATTAGTGGAAGAATATGAGACTGTATATGAAACTGTTCAAGAATTGAAGAAGCAAGGCTATAAAATCGGTATCGTTACAACGAAAGCGAGACAGACGGTTGAAATGGGATTAAAGCTTTCAAAACTTGATCAATTTTTTGATGTTGTCGTGACGATTGATGATGTGGAACATGTGAAACCACATCCAGAACCACTTCAAAAAGCATTGAAATTATTAGATGCAAAACCAGAAGAAACATTGATGGTTGGTGATAATCATCATGATATCGTCGGTGGACAAAATGCAGGTACGAAAACAGTAGCGGTTTCATGGACATTGAAAGGTAGAGCGTATTTAGAAGCGTATAAACCAGATTATGTGCTAGATAAAATGAGTGATTTACTACCGATTTTATCTAGTATAAACCGCTCATAA
- the lgt gene encoding prolipoprotein diacylglyceryl transferase — MLLGSVPQLDRVAIQLGPFPVYWYGVIIGTGVLLGLWLATREGERLGIHKDTFIDLVLIAVPIAILFARMYYVIFEWEYYSQNPSQIINIRQGGLAIHGGLIGAVITGILFAKRRGLSFWKLADIAAPSILLGQAIGRWGNFMNQEAHGDEVTRQFLEGLHLPDFIINQMYIDGVYYHPTFLYESLWNFAGVILLLALRKVNLRRGELFFTYLIWYSVGRFFVEGLRTDSLMLGPLRIAQVMSIGIVVISIIFIIVRRKMGQADKRYLEN; from the coding sequence ATGCTGTTAGGTTCCGTACCACAGCTTGACCGTGTAGCAATTCAGCTCGGACCGTTCCCTGTTTATTGGTATGGGGTTATTATCGGTACAGGTGTGCTATTAGGTCTTTGGCTAGCGACTCGCGAGGGAGAAAGGCTTGGTATTCACAAAGATACATTTATCGATCTTGTATTAATTGCAGTACCAATTGCGATTCTTTTTGCGAGAATGTATTATGTCATTTTTGAATGGGAATATTATTCGCAAAATCCGAGTCAAATTATTAATATTCGTCAAGGTGGTTTGGCGATTCATGGTGGTTTAATCGGGGCTGTTATTACAGGGATTCTTTTTGCGAAACGACGCGGGCTTTCATTCTGGAAGTTAGCGGATATTGCTGCGCCAAGTATTTTACTAGGACAAGCAATTGGCCGATGGGGAAACTTTATGAACCAAGAGGCACATGGTGATGAAGTAACGAGACAGTTTTTAGAAGGTCTTCATTTACCAGATTTTATTATTAATCAAATGTACATTGATGGTGTGTATTATCACCCAACGTTTTTATATGAATCATTATGGAACTTTGCAGGTGTTATTTTACTACTCGCGTTACGAAAAGTGAATTTACGCCGCGGGGAACTATTCTTCACATATTTAATTTGGTATTCAGTGGGACGCTTCTTCGTAGAAGGTTTGCGTACAGATAGTTTAATGTTAGGACCACTTCGTATTGCACAAGTAATGTCTATTGGAATTGTTGTTATTTCTATCATTTTCATTATTGTGAGACGAAAGATGGGGCAAGCTGATAAAAGATATTTAGAAAATTAG
- the hprK gene encoding HPr(Ser) kinase/phosphatase, with translation MPKVRTKDLIEQFQLELVSGEEGIHRPIDTSDLSRPGIEMAGFFTYYPADRVQLLGKTELTFFDTLTTEQKQERMKALCTEETPCIIVTRNQDVPDELLQASRESGVPLLRSAQTTTRLSSRLTNYLEGKLAPTTAVHGVLVDIYGVGVLITGQSGVGKSETALELVKRGHRLVADDSVEIRQEDEDTLVGSSPDLIEHLLEIRGLGIINVMTLFGAGAVRNYKRITLVINLEIWDQKKNYDRLGLDEEKMKIIDTELTKITLPVRPGRNLAVIIEVAAMNFRLKRMGVNAAQQFSERLMSAIELGNQE, from the coding sequence ATGCCAAAAGTAAGGACAAAAGATTTAATTGAACAATTTCAATTGGAGTTAGTAAGTGGTGAAGAAGGAATTCATCGTCCAATTGATACAAGTGATTTATCACGACCTGGAATTGAAATGGCAGGATTTTTTACATATTATCCAGCTGATCGTGTACAGCTTCTTGGAAAAACAGAGCTTACGTTCTTTGATACGTTAACGACAGAGCAAAAGCAAGAGAGAATGAAAGCGCTTTGTACTGAAGAAACGCCTTGTATTATTGTAACTCGTAATCAAGATGTACCGGATGAGTTATTACAAGCATCACGTGAATCAGGCGTGCCTTTATTACGTTCTGCTCAAACGACGACGAGATTATCAAGTCGTTTAACAAACTACTTAGAAGGTAAGTTAGCGCCAACAACAGCTGTTCATGGTGTGTTAGTAGATATTTATGGCGTTGGTGTTTTAATTACAGGTCAAAGTGGTGTCGGGAAAAGTGAGACAGCGCTTGAACTTGTAAAGCGCGGTCACCGCCTTGTTGCGGATGATAGCGTAGAAATTCGTCAAGAAGATGAAGACACATTAGTAGGAAGCTCACCTGATTTAATTGAGCATTTATTAGAAATTCGTGGTCTAGGTATCATTAACGTAATGACGTTATTCGGTGCAGGGGCAGTAAGAAATTATAAACGTATTACACTTGTTATTAATCTTGAAATTTGGGATCAAAAGAAAAATTATGATCGCTTAGGTCTTGATGAAGAGAAGATGAAGATTATTGATACAGAACTTACGAAGATTACACTTCCAGTTCGTCCTGGTCGAAACTTGGCTGTTATTATTGAAGTAGCAGCGATGAACTTCAGATTGAAACGTATGGGAGTCAATGCGGCACAGCAGTTCTCTGAACGATTAATGAGTGCGATTGAGTTAGGAAATCAAGAGTAG